Proteins from a single region of Thunnus albacares chromosome 14, fThuAlb1.1, whole genome shotgun sequence:
- the LOC122996561 gene encoding ankyrin repeat domain-containing protein 1-like encodes MVLHSVEELVTGKRSEGKEAAANFQDGVYETAVHQEKQDDRRSHKALAEENDSGSEQEEVSVAALNTDKSGKLKLETVDDLFNILQLRKRRRERKTPIRKKREPEPEFVPEIVDQKLFLTAAMENKMAVVEKYLSDGGNPNVADHFQRTALHKASYKGHVEVMKKLLEAGAAIEKKDKLEATAVHWACRGGSLPALQLLLDQEAKFTSRDKLRSTPLHVAVRTGHYECAEHLIHCGADVNAKDRDGDTPMHDAVRINRFKMIKLLMMHGASLKTKNCDGKTPMETLYSWQNGAKSLLCNFSE; translated from the exons atggtCCTGCACAGTGTTGAGGAACTG GTGACCGGTAAGAGGTCAGAGGGCAAAGAGGCGGCGGCCAACTTCCAAGACGGCGTGTACGAGACAGCTGTCCATCAAGAGAAGCAGGATGACCGCAGGTCCCACAAAGCGCTGGCGGAGGAGAACGACAGCGGCAGCGAACAGGAAGAAGTCAGCGTGGCTGCTCTCAAT ACGGATAAAAGCGGCAAACTGAAGCTGGAGACTGTGGACGACCTGTTCAACATCCTgcagctgaggaagaggaggagggagaggaagactCCCATCCGCAAGAAACGAGAGCCGGAGCCTGAGTTCGTG CCAGAGATTGTGGATCAGAAGCTGTTCCTGACAGCAGCCATGGAGAACAAAATGGCTGTAGTGGAGAAGTACCTGAGTGACGGAGGAAACCCCAACGTAGCCGACCAT TTCCAGAGAACAGCGCTGCACAAAGCCTCGTACAAAGGACACGTGGAGGTGATGAAGAAGCTGCTGGAGGCCGGAGCTGCCATCGAGAAAAAAGACAAG ctggaGGCCACAGCGGTCCACTGGGCCTGCAGAGGAGGCAGCCTGCCGGCCCTGCAGCTCCTCCTCGACCAGGAAGCCAAGTTCACCTCCAGAGACAAG TTGCGCAGCACTCCTCTCCATGTAGCTGTGAGGACAGGACACTATGAGTGTGCTGAGCATCTCATTCACTGCGGAGCAGACGTCAACGCCAAAGACAGA GACGGAGACACGCCCATGCATGATGCTGTGAGAATAAACAGATTCAAGATGATCAAGCTGCTGATGATGCACGGAGCCAGTCTCAAAACCAAGAACTGT GATGGAAAAACTCCGATGGAGACGCTGTATTCATGGCAGAACGGAGCCAAGAGCCTCCTGTGCAACTTCAGCGAGTAG